The Amaranthus tricolor cultivar Red isolate AtriRed21 chromosome 6, ASM2621246v1, whole genome shotgun sequence genome has a segment encoding these proteins:
- the LOC130815466 gene encoding protein ELF4-LIKE 4-like: MEGNMFSGLGNDPHIDNKVLQTFLQKSFGQVQSILDQNRLLINQINQNHESRLPDNISRNVGLIRELNNNIKRIVELYADLSKSVTKSIEASSEGDSSGALRSDAKASLKRNRPI; encoded by the coding sequence ATGGAAGGAAACATGTTTTCAGGACTTGGTAATGATCCACATATAGACAATAAGGTACTACAAACATTTCTTCAGAAGAGTTTTGGGCAAGTGCAGAGCATATTGGACCAAAACAGATTGCTCATCAATCAGATCAACCAAAATCATGAATCTAGACTTCCTGATAACATTTCCAGGAATGTGGGACTAATAAGGGAGCTTAATAACAATATCAAAAGGATTGTTGAGCTTTATGCTGATCTTTCTAAGTCTGTAACAAAGTCTATCGAAGCTTCATCTGAAGGTGATTCCAGTGGTGCTTTAAGATCTGATGCCAAAGCTTCCCTAAAGCGAAATCGACCGATTTAG